One Staphylococcus simiae genomic region harbors:
- a CDS encoding NADH dehydrogenase subunit 5 yields MISEQLLLTIFFLTLICAALSGVLFLIPLVPIKFIKTHLIIIFLPIIIALWAFLTEHQHVVIGPFELDRLSWLLASFVMALGFIIQKFSMRYLLGDHHYRQYFPLFTLITTFASIAWLSHDLRLMTLFWGLTLLSLTLLINVNRHWKVPRESAKISAMTFIVGWLALVLAVIVIYSATGQWMVPNQITNPTMDLVVDLLLVIAVIIPAAQFPFQKWLIESVVAPTPVSAIMHAGIVNAGGVILTRFSPIFDNAIALSLLLIIASVSVLLGSGISLVQVDYKRQLVGSTMSQMGFMLVQCALGVYSAAIIHLILHGIFKATLFLQSGSIVKRFNIPSQKSAKDTYGWLIIGRALAIIVAVLFWLASEQHAYELISALILAWSLMVSWNQLVAFSKGALGRSIGIVLIALIAMMYIITHHYLNSVLQTITVHSAHAPLIAVVVSIIILVCGSLLSIWVAHRRYSTSFAILYLWLVNLGEARPQAIERHPEYLKKYL; encoded by the coding sequence ATGATTAGTGAACAATTATTATTAACTATTTTTTTCCTAACGTTAATATGTGCAGCATTAAGTGGCGTACTATTTTTAATACCATTAGTACCAATTAAATTCATTAAGACACATCTCATCATCATATTTTTGCCTATTATCATCGCATTATGGGCATTTTTAACAGAACATCAACATGTGGTTATCGGGCCATTTGAATTAGATAGATTATCTTGGTTATTGGCTAGTTTTGTCATGGCGTTAGGTTTTATTATTCAAAAATTTTCCATGCGCTATTTATTAGGCGATCACCATTATCGTCAATATTTTCCATTATTCACTTTAATCACTACGTTTGCATCAATAGCTTGGTTATCTCATGACTTACGTTTGATGACATTATTCTGGGGCTTAACACTATTATCGTTAACGTTATTGATTAATGTTAATCGTCATTGGAAGGTCCCTCGTGAATCTGCTAAGATTTCTGCAATGACATTTATAGTAGGATGGTTAGCTTTAGTATTAGCAGTCATAGTGATTTATAGCGCGACGGGACAATGGATGGTACCTAATCAAATTACTAATCCAACAATGGATCTAGTGGTTGATTTGTTACTTGTAATTGCAGTAATTATTCCAGCGGCACAATTCCCATTTCAAAAATGGTTGATTGAATCGGTTGTAGCCCCAACGCCTGTATCGGCTATTATGCATGCAGGTATTGTTAATGCTGGCGGTGTTATTTTGACTAGGTTTTCACCTATTTTTGATAATGCGATTGCTTTATCATTATTACTGATTATTGCTAGTGTATCAGTCTTACTTGGCTCGGGTATTAGTTTGGTTCAAGTTGACTATAAAAGACAATTAGTAGGATCAACGATGAGTCAAATGGGCTTTATGTTAGTTCAATGTGCTTTAGGTGTATATTCAGCAGCTATTATTCACTTAATATTGCATGGTATTTTTAAAGCAACGCTATTTCTACAATCTGGTTCGATTGTTAAACGATTTAATATTCCTTCCCAAAAGTCAGCTAAAGATACATATGGATGGTTAATTATTGGCAGAGCTTTAGCGATAATTGTGGCAGTATTATTCTGGCTAGCAAGTGAGCAACACGCCTATGAACTTATTAGTGCATTAATATTAGCGTGGTCGTTGATGGTTTCATGGAATCAATTAGTAGCTTTTAGCAAAGGGGCATTAGGTCGTAGCATTGGAATCGTATTGATTGCTTTAATAGCAATGATGTATATCATTACACACCATTATTTAAATAGTGTGTTACAAACAATCACTGTTCATAGTGCTCATGCGCCTTTAATAGCAGTCGTTGTGAGTATTATCATACTAGTTTGTGGAAGTTTATTAAGTATTTGGGTTGCACATCGTAGATATTCAACTTCATTTGCCATTCTTTATTTATGGTTAGTTAATTTAGGTGAAGCTAGACCTCAAGCAATTGAAAGGCATCCTGAATATTTAAAAAAATATTTATAA
- a CDS encoding alpha/beta hydrolase, which produces MKIKTPNPVYLSGNNDHAILLLHSFTGTNRDVKHLATELNKLGYSCYLPNYPGHGLQLPSFMSYGIDDWWQEVEHAYHFLRQQGYQSISAIGVSLGGLMTLKLAETYELANIVVMSAPKEKSNEGLVQHLFNYCNRMGQILGVDEEEIKQQLSAITNYEQELLKFQQFIDIIMSHLDEIYCAANILYGGKDALSYRDSAEYIYHHLNSEDKILTGLLDSNHLMTHGEGRDILEANVIQFLTRRLTK; this is translated from the coding sequence ATGAAAATTAAAACGCCCAATCCTGTATATCTGTCTGGTAATAATGATCATGCAATATTATTACTTCATTCATTTACTGGGACGAATAGGGATGTTAAACATTTAGCAACTGAATTGAATAAACTAGGTTATAGTTGCTATTTGCCGAATTATCCAGGACATGGTCTACAATTGCCATCTTTTATGTCCTATGGTATTGATGATTGGTGGCAAGAAGTTGAACATGCATATCACTTTTTGAGACAGCAAGGTTATCAATCTATTAGTGCGATAGGTGTATCTCTCGGTGGCTTGATGACATTAAAATTAGCTGAAACGTATGAATTAGCAAACATCGTCGTCATGTCAGCACCTAAAGAGAAAAGTAACGAAGGTTTGGTACAACATTTATTCAATTATTGTAACAGAATGGGACAAATTTTAGGTGTTGATGAGGAAGAAATCAAACAACAATTATCAGCAATCACAAACTATGAACAAGAATTGCTCAAATTCCAACAATTTATTGATATAATTATGAGTCACTTAGATGAAATATACTGTGCTGCTAACATTCTTTATGGTGGTAAAGATGCATTGTCATACAGAGATAGTGCCGAATATATTTATCATCATTTGAATTCTGAAGATAAGATTTTAACAGGCTTGCTAGATTCCAATCATTTGATGACACATGGTGAAGGTAGAGATATTTTAGAAGCTAACGTTATTCAATTTTTAACAAGACGCTTAACTAAATAA
- a CDS encoding DUF2309 domain-containing protein encodes MTTQEHINEVVDNAKRVITPLSPISIFAARNPWEGLETETFEQVAEWLQKIRDIDIYPSAGLIHQAIKQHHIDTALVDKQIDNDVMYSNYQIPQQAMTTYIANHQLLSEIPQSLITQPEFKDYLNRTRIEVNLGQWNEVIRPKSDYLIDSNGKLLSEQLNKQMIKWSKLYVDQFLSSWTMPKREQSFYHAWVHLAQHDRSLSKQQRQVVKALPKHATEAVNYALSQLDIVEHNVQAYLEGHLLALPGWAGMLYYRSQQHHFERHLLTDYLAIRLINELLLVNFTNNKPANMLSNSFEQDIKQAIEAWCYYTDMTFEEWQALTIEAQRERIRFAQHYNRNFFKNKWLIAWEETAEQQLMTKVVHNNTVKDTIDTKVQLAFCIDVRSEPFRRHIEAHGPFETLGIAGFFGLPIQKEVLDEQFTHNSLPVMVTPAYKIKEYADRNDVKVYQQRQSTVSSLFYTFKLMKHNVLPSLLLPELSGPILSINTIVNTLVPKKGQQTLQHFKRKWLKKPQTNLTINRRYEHKSDLPIGFTEQEQVDFTLQALKLMDLTDNFAPLVVFGGHGSQSHNNPYQSSLECGACGGASSGFNAKLLAMMCNSTKVRQGLKAYKIDIPQDTVFVAAEHLTSTDTLDFIYLPETLSPAAQDAYNTLIIALPQISYEANKERLALLPTVDDRYHPVTEAQRFATDWSEIRPEWGLANNNTFIIGKRQLTKHINLEGRAFLHDYDWHKDNDGTLLNTIISGPALVAQWINLQYYASTVAPHFYGSGNKRTQSVTSGVGVMQGNASDLMYGLPWQSVMASDNQMYHSPNRLLIVIQAPDYAVRRLLQENAHFARKVKHHWVRLASIDDEGKFKDW; translated from the coding sequence ATGACAACACAAGAGCATATAAATGAAGTCGTTGATAATGCGAAACGAGTGATTACACCTTTATCACCTATATCAATATTTGCTGCACGTAATCCATGGGAAGGTTTAGAAACAGAGACATTTGAACAAGTGGCTGAATGGTTACAAAAAATAAGGGATATCGATATTTATCCTAGTGCTGGTTTGATACATCAGGCTATTAAACAACATCACATTGATACAGCATTAGTAGATAAACAAATTGATAACGATGTCATGTATAGTAACTATCAAATTCCTCAACAAGCGATGACAACATATATAGCAAATCATCAATTATTATCTGAAATCCCTCAATCTTTGATTACTCAACCTGAATTCAAAGATTACCTCAATCGAACGAGGATTGAGGTGAATTTAGGACAATGGAATGAAGTAATTCGCCCTAAAAGTGATTACTTGATAGATAGTAATGGGAAATTATTGAGTGAGCAGTTAAACAAACAGATGATTAAGTGGTCTAAATTATATGTTGACCAATTTTTATCAAGTTGGACAATGCCTAAAAGAGAACAAAGTTTTTACCATGCATGGGTACATTTAGCACAACATGACCGTAGCTTATCGAAACAACAACGTCAAGTTGTTAAAGCTTTACCAAAGCATGCAACTGAAGCGGTTAATTATGCTTTGTCACAATTAGATATTGTAGAACACAATGTTCAAGCATATTTAGAAGGGCATTTATTAGCTTTACCAGGATGGGCTGGAATGCTTTACTATCGTTCCCAACAACATCATTTTGAACGTCATTTATTAACAGACTATTTAGCGATTCGCTTAATAAATGAATTATTGTTAGTTAATTTTACTAATAACAAGCCAGCAAATATGCTTAGTAATTCATTTGAACAAGATATAAAACAAGCGATTGAGGCTTGGTGTTACTATACTGATATGACTTTTGAAGAGTGGCAAGCACTTACAATTGAAGCACAACGTGAGCGTATTCGTTTTGCGCAACACTATAATCGTAATTTCTTTAAAAATAAGTGGTTAATAGCATGGGAAGAAACAGCTGAACAACAACTGATGACTAAAGTAGTGCATAACAATACAGTGAAAGATACTATAGATACTAAGGTACAATTGGCATTTTGTATTGATGTGCGTTCAGAACCATTTAGACGTCACATTGAGGCACATGGTCCTTTTGAAACATTAGGAATTGCAGGATTTTTTGGACTTCCAATTCAAAAAGAAGTGCTAGATGAACAGTTTACACATAATTCTTTGCCAGTAATGGTGACACCGGCCTATAAGATTAAAGAATATGCAGATCGAAATGATGTTAAAGTTTATCAACAAAGACAAAGTACCGTATCGTCATTATTTTATACATTTAAATTGATGAAACATAACGTCTTACCGAGTTTATTATTACCTGAATTAAGTGGACCGATTTTAAGTATTAATACGATTGTGAATACATTGGTTCCTAAAAAAGGACAACAAACATTACAACACTTTAAGCGTAAGTGGTTAAAAAAACCACAAACAAATTTAACTATTAATAGAAGATATGAGCATAAATCAGATTTACCAATTGGTTTTACAGAACAAGAACAAGTTGACTTTACTTTACAAGCATTAAAATTAATGGATTTGACTGATAATTTTGCGCCACTCGTGGTCTTTGGTGGACATGGTAGTCAGTCCCATAACAATCCATATCAGTCATCATTAGAGTGTGGTGCATGTGGAGGTGCCTCAAGTGGCTTTAATGCGAAATTATTAGCAATGATGTGTAATTCTACGAAGGTTCGACAAGGATTGAAAGCGTATAAGATTGATATACCACAAGATACAGTGTTTGTAGCTGCTGAACATCTCACTTCAACAGATACACTAGATTTTATTTATCTTCCTGAAACGTTATCACCTGCAGCACAAGATGCATACAATACATTAATTATAGCATTACCACAAATTTCATATGAAGCGAATAAAGAACGTTTGGCATTATTACCTACAGTTGATGACCGTTATCATCCTGTAACCGAGGCGCAACGTTTTGCGACGGATTGGAGTGAAATTCGTCCGGAATGGGGGTTGGCAAATAATAATACGTTTATTATAGGTAAGCGCCAGTTAACAAAACATATCAACTTAGAAGGACGAGCATTTTTACATGATTATGATTGGCACAAAGATAATGATGGTACGCTGTTAAATACCATTATTTCTGGACCCGCTTTAGTAGCACAATGGATTAATTTACAATACTATGCTTCAACAGTAGCACCGCATTTTTATGGCAGTGGAAACAAAAGAACACAATCTGTGACTTCTGGAGTCGGCGTTATGCAAGGTAATGCTAGTGATTTAATGTACGGTTTACCATGGCAATCGGTGATGGCAAGTGACAATCAAATGTATCACTCCCCTAATCGATTACTTATTGTTATTCAGGCACCTGACTATGCTGTAAGACGATTACTACAGGAGAATGCACATTTTGCTAGAAAAGTTAAACATCATTGGGTACGCCTAGCAAGTATCGATGATGAAGGTAAGTTTAAAGATTGGTAA
- a CDS encoding sodium-dependent transporter, with protein sequence MLSKQSQWKSSTGFILASAGSAIGLGAMWKFPYMAGIYGGGAFLAMFLIFTIFVGLPLLIMEFTVGKMGRTYTTQIYSKLTGKKWLNIIGWNGNLAVFILFGFYSVIGGWIVIYIAYVLGQIAQLNSTMHLQDIRFEAIITNPWLTVIGQSVFILLTMIIVMLGVEKGLEKASKVMMPLLFIFLIIIVTKSLTLDGAIDGLKFLLQPRVEDISGEGILFALGQSFFTLSLGTTGMITYASYASKDMTIKSSAIAIVLMNILVSVLAGLAIFPALNTFGYQPQEGPGLLFKVLPLVFSQMHMGSLFYLIFLVLFLFAALTSSISLLELNVSNFTKNDNAKRRKVALIASILVLIISVPATLSFGILKDFKFGAGTIFDNMDFVVSNILMPLGALGTTLVVGQLLNKDALQQSFGKDRFKLFSLWYYLIKFVMPVVIVLVFILQLFN encoded by the coding sequence ATATTGAGTAAGCAATCACAATGGAAATCATCAACTGGCTTTATTTTAGCCAGTGCTGGCTCAGCAATTGGACTTGGAGCAATGTGGAAGTTTCCATATATGGCAGGCATATATGGTGGCGGTGCATTTTTAGCTATGTTCTTAATCTTTACTATATTTGTAGGACTACCATTATTAATTATGGAATTCACTGTCGGTAAAATGGGGAGAACATATACAACACAAATATATAGTAAGTTAACAGGTAAGAAATGGCTGAATATTATTGGTTGGAATGGTAATTTAGCTGTCTTTATTTTATTTGGATTTTATAGTGTGATAGGTGGTTGGATCGTTATATATATTGCCTATGTACTTGGCCAAATTGCACAGTTAAATAGTACGATGCACCTTCAAGATATTCGTTTTGAAGCTATTATTACAAATCCGTGGTTAACAGTTATAGGACAAAGTGTTTTTATTTTATTAACGATGATTATTGTTATGTTAGGAGTTGAAAAGGGATTAGAAAAAGCGTCAAAAGTGATGATGCCATTGTTATTTATTTTTCTAATCATTATTGTAACTAAATCTTTGACTTTAGATGGTGCCATAGATGGCTTGAAATTTTTATTACAGCCACGCGTCGAAGATATTAGTGGTGAAGGTATTTTATTTGCTTTAGGACAATCATTTTTCACTTTATCATTAGGTACAACGGGGATGATTACTTATGCTAGTTATGCCTCTAAAGACATGACAATAAAATCATCTGCTATTGCCATTGTGTTAATGAATATATTAGTTTCTGTGTTAGCAGGATTAGCAATTTTCCCAGCATTAAATACGTTTGGTTATCAACCACAAGAAGGACCTGGTTTGCTCTTCAAAGTTTTACCATTAGTGTTTAGTCAAATGCATATGGGATCATTATTTTATTTAATCTTTTTAGTGTTATTTTTATTCGCTGCCTTAACATCTTCTATTTCATTATTAGAATTGAACGTCTCTAACTTTACTAAAAATGATAATGCGAAACGTCGAAAAGTAGCATTAATAGCAAGTATTTTAGTATTAATCATTAGTGTGCCAGCTACACTATCATTCGGCATATTGAAAGATTTCAAATTTGGTGCAGGTACCATTTTTGATAATATGGATTTTGTAGTATCGAATATACTTATGCCACTAGGTGCACTAGGAACAACACTTGTTGTTGGGCAATTATTAAATAAAGATGCTTTACAACAAAGTTTTGGCAAAGACCGATTTAAATTATTCTCATTATGGTACTATTTAATAAAATTTGTGATGCCAGTGGTCATAGTATTGGTATTTATCTTACAATTATTTAATTAA
- a CDS encoding PLP-dependent cysteine synthase family protein, whose amino-acid sequence MIAYDLIGQTPLVLLEYFSDDNVKIYAKLEQFNPGGSIKDRLGKYLVETALEAGEIQQGDTIVEATAGNTGIGLAMAANRFDLHCKIFAPYGFSEEKISIMTALGADIYRTPQNEGMIGAQQQAKAYAQQHDAYYMNQFETARNPQAYQDTLAPQLIHAIPQIDYCVAGIGSGGTFAGLAQYLKAYDVKCYAVEPEGSILNGGAKHAHDTEGIGSEKWPQFLKRQLVDGIFTIEDKDAFNNVKLLAMKEGLLVGSSSGAALQGALELKETITHGTIVVIFPDGSDRYMSKKIFNYKETK is encoded by the coding sequence ATGATTGCATATGACTTGATTGGGCAAACGCCATTAGTATTATTAGAGTATTTTAGTGATGATAATGTCAAGATTTACGCTAAACTTGAACAATTTAATCCTGGTGGTAGTATTAAAGATCGCCTAGGTAAGTACTTAGTTGAGACAGCTTTAGAAGCTGGTGAAATACAACAAGGTGATACGATTGTAGAAGCTACTGCAGGAAATACTGGTATAGGACTGGCAATGGCTGCTAATCGTTTTGATTTGCACTGTAAAATATTTGCACCATATGGTTTTTCAGAAGAAAAAATTAGTATTATGACAGCATTAGGTGCTGATATTTATCGCACACCTCAGAATGAAGGAATGATTGGGGCACAACAACAAGCCAAAGCTTATGCACAACAGCATGATGCATATTATATGAACCAATTTGAAACAGCACGTAATCCACAAGCATATCAAGACACATTAGCACCTCAATTAATTCATGCCATTCCTCAAATAGATTATTGTGTTGCTGGAATTGGGTCAGGAGGTACTTTTGCTGGTTTGGCACAGTATTTGAAAGCTTATGATGTTAAATGTTATGCAGTAGAACCAGAAGGCTCTATTTTAAACGGAGGAGCGAAACACGCTCATGACACTGAAGGCATTGGTTCTGAAAAATGGCCGCAATTTTTAAAGCGACAATTAGTTGATGGTATTTTTACTATTGAGGATAAAGATGCATTTAACAATGTTAAATTATTAGCAATGAAAGAAGGTTTGTTAGTTGGAAGTTCTTCTGGAGCAGCATTGCAAGGTGCATTGGAGTTAAAAGAGACTATTACACATGGTACAATCGTTGTCATATTTCCAGATGGTAGTGATAGATACATGTCAAAAAAGATATTTAATTATAAGGAGACGAAATAA
- a CDS encoding DUF4064 domain-containing protein — MSEINQNNTYVKQTSRVAEMVLGIMGSIFGMLGGIFAMFFGSLASSLEAEGGNSVIGLGLAVIIVCVITLILSCIINKKRVLMGTLLIIGGILNIVFISLFGVLSGLLIIVAGILALIRK; from the coding sequence ATGTCTGAAATTAACCAAAACAATACATATGTTAAACAAACAAGTCGCGTTGCTGAAATGGTACTAGGTATTATGGGAAGTATCTTTGGAATGCTTGGAGGCATTTTCGCTATGTTTTTTGGCAGTCTTGCTAGTTCGCTTGAAGCTGAAGGCGGAAATAGTGTTATAGGCTTGGGTCTTGCAGTTATCATAGTTTGTGTCATCACATTAATTTTAAGTTGTATTATCAATAAAAAACGCGTCTTAATGGGTACTTTATTAATTATTGGTGGCATATTAAACATTGTTTTTATCAGTTTATTTGGAGTATTATCTGGCTTATTAATTATCGTTGCCGGTATTTTAGCTTTAATTCGAAAATAA
- a CDS encoding phosphatase PAP2 family protein — MIDSRLTSPKVTVPLFLIALAGFVGVFYSVVTKQTFFKSIDMGSLTWMTEHLGEPQRRFVGNIFNYYMTFCAELGDVKGVILVAIIVTIVLFIKQRHLAFWFMSVLVSGVIINKLIKDTVERVRPYNHLSVDTGFSFPSGHSNASTLLYLSLMVVIISLATKLSTKVLSGIIMGLIWLSILFCRVYFHAHYVTDVLAGSSLAILWVALFLAVYPYFIYHRRKHL, encoded by the coding sequence ATGATTGATTCAAGATTAACGTCACCAAAAGTAACCGTACCGCTATTTTTAATAGCGTTGGCTGGCTTTGTTGGTGTATTTTATAGTGTTGTGACAAAACAAACATTTTTTAAAAGTATAGATATGGGGTCACTGACTTGGATGACAGAACATTTAGGTGAGCCTCAAAGACGATTTGTAGGAAATATCTTTAATTACTATATGACGTTTTGTGCAGAACTAGGTGATGTTAAAGGCGTCATCTTAGTAGCTATCATCGTTACAATTGTACTATTCATTAAACAACGGCATTTAGCTTTTTGGTTTATGTCTGTGTTAGTGTCAGGTGTTATTATTAACAAATTGATTAAGGATACTGTTGAACGTGTGAGACCTTATAATCATTTGTCTGTAGATACTGGTTTTTCATTTCCAAGTGGTCATTCTAATGCCAGTACATTATTATATTTAAGTTTAATGGTTGTTATTATTTCACTTGCTACAAAGTTATCTACTAAGGTCTTAAGTGGCATCATTATGGGCTTGATTTGGCTAAGTATACTATTTTGTCGTGTTTATTTTCACGCACATTATGTTACAGATGTCTTAGCGGGATCATCATTGGCCATATTGTGGGTTGCTTTATTCTTAGCTGTATATCCTTATTTCATTTACCATCGTCGTAAACATTTATAG
- a CDS encoding bifunctional cystathionine gamma-lyase/homocysteine desulfhydrase has translation MKKKTKMIHGGHTTDDFTGAVTTPIYQTSTYLQDDIGDLRQGYEYSRTANPTRSSVESVIAALENGKFGFAFSSGVAAISAVVMLLDKGDHVILNSDVYGGTYRALTKVFTRFGIEVEFVDTTNTDNIEQAIKENTKMLFIETPSNPLLRVTDIKKSAQIAKQHHLISVVDNTFMTPYYQNPLDLGIDIVLHSATKYLGGHSDLVAGLVATSDDDLAERLAFISNSTGGILGPQDSYLLIRGLKTLGLRMEQINRSVSDIIEMLQAHPAVQQVFHPSIASHLNHDVHAAQADGHTGVIAFEVKDTDSAKQVIRETEYYTLAESLGAVESLISVPALMTHASIPADIRAKEGITDGLVRISVGIEDTEDLVQDLKSALDTLK, from the coding sequence ATGAAAAAGAAAACTAAAATGATTCATGGCGGACATACAACAGACGACTTTACAGGAGCGGTGACGACACCTATTTATCAAACAAGTACGTATTTACAAGATGATATTGGTGATTTACGCCAAGGTTATGAATATTCACGAACAGCTAATCCGACAAGAAGTTCTGTAGAAAGTGTTATTGCAGCATTAGAAAATGGTAAATTTGGCTTCGCATTTAGTTCAGGTGTAGCAGCAATTAGTGCTGTAGTGATGTTACTAGATAAAGGTGATCATGTTATTTTAAATTCTGATGTTTATGGTGGTACATACCGCGCACTAACTAAAGTATTTACACGTTTTGGTATTGAGGTTGAATTTGTAGATACAACAAACACGGATAATATTGAACAAGCTATTAAAGAAAATACTAAAATGTTATTTATTGAAACGCCTTCAAATCCATTATTACGTGTTACAGATATTAAAAAATCTGCTCAAATTGCTAAGCAGCATCATTTAATTTCGGTTGTTGATAATACATTTATGACACCTTATTATCAAAATCCTTTAGATTTAGGTATTGATATCGTATTACATTCAGCAACAAAATATTTAGGTGGTCACAGTGATTTAGTTGCAGGATTAGTTGCTACATCTGATGATGATTTAGCAGAAAGATTAGCTTTTATTTCAAACTCAACAGGTGGTATTCTTGGACCTCAAGATAGCTACTTATTAATTAGAGGTCTGAAAACATTAGGCTTACGTATGGAACAAATTAATCGTAGTGTATCAGACATTATTGAAATGCTACAAGCACATCCAGCAGTTCAACAAGTATTCCATCCAAGTATTGCAAGTCATTTAAATCATGACGTTCATGCTGCTCAAGCTGATGGACATACTGGCGTTATTGCTTTTGAAGTTAAAGATACTGACAGTGCAAAGCAAGTCATTAGAGAAACTGAATATTATACATTAGCTGAAAGTTTAGGCGCTGTAGAAAGTTTAATTTCAGTACCAGCATTGATGACACATGCATCTATCCCAGCAGATATCAGAGCTAAAGAAGGTATTACTGATGGATTAGTGAGAATTTCAGTAGGTATAGAAGATACTGAAGATTTAGTTCAAGATTTAAAATCAGCGTTAGATACTTTAAAATAA
- a CDS encoding DUF2294 domain-containing protein, whose protein sequence is MKMTKGELEAQISKSITQWEKDFLGRGSLSVKSDILRDMVIVSLQGILTPAEYRVCETNEGLLNIKRTRSELVESGEQDLKQIIVNITGIKVISLHSDLSTETGERIIVFKLEHNLEKLSHK, encoded by the coding sequence ATGAAGATGACTAAAGGTGAATTAGAAGCCCAAATTAGTAAATCAATCACACAGTGGGAAAAAGATTTTCTTGGTAGAGGATCACTATCGGTTAAATCAGATATTTTAAGAGATATGGTGATTGTTAGTTTACAAGGCATACTGACACCAGCTGAATATAGAGTATGTGAAACAAATGAAGGTTTACTTAATATCAAACGAACTCGTTCAGAGTTAGTGGAATCTGGTGAACAGGATTTAAAGCAAATTATTGTAAATATTACAGGCATTAAAGTAATCAGTTTGCATAGTGATTTGAGTACTGAAACAGGAGAACGTATTATTGTTTTTAAGCTTGAACATAATCTTGAAAAGTTAAGTCATAAATAG
- a CDS encoding pentapeptide repeat-containing protein — translation MAQKDLALSVFTNESYKRLKHHATNFRNSMYDDLEVIKSSFKNCNFNEGVFKNIKHVTLNKFNSCDCDDTIFDNVTFDNNMFKQINFQNTTFDDCTMTDDTFTKVNFNGTVIRHLNITNVTFKNVLFNNVDITNTLFDNVTFKNCTFSNVTINQSILSDKLVKTLAKQGVLITNTANQ, via the coding sequence ATGGCACAAAAAGATTTGGCTTTGTCTGTTTTCACAAATGAATCATATAAAAGACTTAAACATCATGCTACGAATTTTAGAAATTCCATGTATGACGACTTAGAAGTTATCAAAAGTAGCTTTAAAAATTGTAATTTTAACGAAGGTGTCTTTAAAAATATTAAACATGTCACTCTAAACAAATTCAACAGTTGTGATTGTGATGATACTATTTTTGATAATGTCACTTTCGATAATAATATGTTCAAACAGATTAATTTTCAAAATACAACATTCGATGATTGTACAATGACTGATGACACATTTACTAAAGTCAATTTCAATGGAACAGTAATCAGACATTTAAACATCACAAATGTTACATTTAAAAATGTTCTATTCAATAACGTAGATATTACAAACACGTTGTTTGACAATGTTACATTTAAAAATTGCACCTTCAGCAATGTCACAATCAATCAGTCAATCTTGTCAGATAAATTAGTTAAAACGCTAGCTAAACAAGGGGTGCTTATCACTAATACTGCAAATCAATAA